In Gossypium hirsutum isolate 1008001.06 chromosome D06, Gossypium_hirsutum_v2.1, whole genome shotgun sequence, one genomic interval encodes:
- the LOC107902065 gene encoding uncharacterized protein: MPPAMPPLKLPCLCSSSPSLAPLPPLFLLIRRPRVVASMRAMLTATPVSPLATSSPLALTAAPVPRDVQVDFDDKTSWEYLFKVYWVLLKEKLALSLHELTNATNPWKELREASANIEPKHQNDVADLINSYKSLYPKWVFDLRGSVSSKRRRLHLLRLQLMFLLSLQHLYPERFI, encoded by the exons ATGCCACCGGCGATGCCTCCCCTCAAGCTCCCTTGCCTATGCTCAAGTTCACCATCACTGGCGCCGCTTCCACCTCTCTTTCTGCTCATAAGAAGACCAAGGGTCGTGGCTTCCATGAGGGCGATGCTAACCGCCACTCCCGTCTCGCCTCTCGCGACTTCGAGTCCTTTGGCACTGACGGCGGCCCCGGTCCCCAGAGAT GTTCAAGTGGATTTTGATGATAAAACTAGCTGGGAGTATCTGTTTAAGGTGTACTGGGTTCTTTTAAAAGAGAAGCTAGCTTTAAgtttacatgagcttactaacgCTACAAATCCATGGAAGGAACTTAGAGAAGCTTCAGCTAATATTGAACCAAAGCATCAAAACGACGTTGCAGATTTAATAAATAGTTACAAAAGTTTATACCCAAAATGGGTTTTTGATCTCAG AGGTTCGGTGTCAAGCAAAAGGAGAAGGTTGCATCTTTTAAGACTTCAGTTGATGTTCTTACTCTCTCTGCAACACCTATACCCAGAACGCTTTATTTAG
- the LOC107900437 gene encoding transcription factor MYB4: MAKSDEKPTLRKGPWSSEEDHKLIAYVTRYGIWNWTAMAKAAGLQRSGKSCRLRWMNYLRPGIKRGNFTREEEETILDLHERLGNRWSVIASRLPGRTDNEIKNYWHTRLSKRLRHNLEPKSGPFQIPSVETEQKSSPEIALPPAIAIKESNVETSGAIQLPLSSSNPAMKIDENQTNCSFKAYGGLQNIFEQTFTAEGSYIVENSKAIYSVPGVSTATSQLARFQYLGNSCTDVWRKFLTNEIIYGG; encoded by the exons ATGGCAAAGTCTGACGAAAAGCCAACTCTGAGGAAAGGTCCATGGAGTTCCGAAGAAGACCACAAATTAATAGCTTATGTTACTAGATATGGTATCTGGAATTGGACAGCAATGGCCAAAGCAGCAG GGTTGCAAAGGTCCGGGAAGAGTTGCAGACTTCGTTGGATGAATTATCTAAGGCCTGGAATTAAGCGTGGAAATTTCACTAGGGAAGAAGAGGAAACCATACTTGATTTGCATGAAAGGCTTGGAAATCG ATGGTCAGTGATTGCATCAAGGTTGCCTGGAAGAACTGATAATGAGATTAAAAATTATTGGCATACACGCTTAAGCAAACGTTTGAGACACAACTTAGAGCCGAAAAGTGGACCTTTCCAGATACCCAGTGTTGAAACCGAACAGAAGAGCTCACCCGAAATTGCTCTCCCACCTGCCATTGCTATAAAAGAATCAAATGTAGAAACCTCTGGTGCAATCCAGCTGCCTTTATCAAGCTCCAACCCTGCAATGAAAATTGACGAAAACCAAACTAATTGTTCATTCAAAGCATATGGAGGACTTCAAAACATATTTGAGCAGACATTCACTGCAGAAGGGTCATACATAGTGGAGAATTCTAAAGCCATTTATTCAGTACCTGGAGTTTCTACTGCTACCTCTCAGCTAGCGAGGTTCCAGTACCTGGGTAATTCCTGTACTGATGTTTGGCGTAAGTTTTTGACGAACGAAATCATCTATGGAGGCTAA